In Centroberyx gerrardi isolate f3 chromosome 7, fCenGer3.hap1.cur.20231027, whole genome shotgun sequence, the sequence aattaacTGTCTGTTCCTGTACAGTTTTGACAGTGTTATACATATAAGACTGAGGACAATCTGTGTGAACATGTTGGATGATTATCAAGACTTAACCAAACATCAGTGGTTTGTCTGTctaataatctctctctctctctctctccctctccctctccctctccctctccctctccctccccctccccctccctctctctctctatccaggCATTGTGTGGATGCACAGTCAATGCCCCCACATTGGACGGCAGGACTATCACTGTGACCTCCAGAGACGTAGTCAAACCTGGAATGAAAAAGCGCATAGCGGGAGAAGGGCTGCCCCTATCCAAGTGTCCTGAGAAGAGGGGCGACATGGTCTTGGACTTTGCGGTGAAATTCCCTGACAAGTTGGGCCAAAATACCCGTGATGCATTGAGTCAGATCCTTCCACCATGATTCAAATTACTTAGGTTTGCTAAAACATCTAACAAATCTAAGATAGCCAGTCCGCATTCCCAATGGCACTCTCCTGTGTAGCGTCACATTTTGGCCCAGACTTCAACTTGGCTCAGGACAGATTTGTGTTGGTTCTAGTtgagtttaatttcactatttcaAGTACCAAATCTATATTTTCACTCAGTTTAATGGAGTGTCACAAGACTAGGGAACTGACCGAACAACTGACCTTTTTGGTGTGCATTCAACTTGGGTTCTGTCACAGTATTTAGTAGCAGCCCGGCGGAGCCTCTTGGAGCCGTGGAGTGGGTGTCATGTGATTTGTAGTGGTTCGGCTTCAAGAAGGAGTTCGTCTAACCTTAGAAAATGACAATGGTGCCGGTTGTCAGGTTTTTAGCAAGACTTACCAAAGTGTACCGCTTGAACATTTCATTTAGGAACTGAGGATTTGGGCCTCAAACAGTTGTGGAAGGGCTTCCAAGGCAACAGTTGCAGGCAGACAACTTATAAACAATACCTCAGGTGCAGTGACACATGCCAGAATGTAGCTATACCTATATTATTAAACTGCATCTGTTTTTGGTTACCAGTATTACTATGCAGTTAGAATTACGTGAGGCTGACATACTGGGCGGAAACCTGAAAGGTAGTATGCTGAGAATTTTCTCTCAGCTTCAGCCTGAAGGAGAAAACATTGGAATTTTAAAGATGGCACATCTTGCGAAATACGTTTATGCTTTTATTCTTTCACAGTGTCTTGTTTATGTCGGAGTGCACAGCAGACAACCTGATTGCTTATGTCAAATTTTTGTGGGGAGACATTTTGTGCCAAATAACCATGTCCCTATGTAATTAcaatatgcgtgtgtgtctgcagtatgtgagtgcatgtgtgtgtagcctgTTTTGTGTGACTGACAAACTAGCAACATCTTACGTTATTGACTTCAGTGGTTCCCCTTCGTTTACTTAAGGATGCACACCCTATGTATTTAATTCCCACTCAGTGAAATTTGCATTTGTGATTACTCTGTCTGctttgtctgtttgttatttAATCTAAAGCCAGTGCTTTTTTAACCAGACTAGTTATTAGACTGTTGTATCAGTCTAGTACTAGGCTAAATATTACCTAGTCCTTTTCAAGCTGTGAAATTAACAATTTCTTCCCtgacatttgaattttttttaattctgcaaattcttttatatttttatttggttATTCTGTCCTCACTTTACCATACCTTAGCTTCATTTGGTTGGATATGGATAGATTCACAGCTCAGTGGTAATCCCAGGCAAGCCATTGAATCCAATCTTATATTCAGTCTGCGCACCTTTCACAGTAAAGATGCCACTTAGTAaatcactttctttatttttgctctCAGGCACAGTTAAAATAACTGTCTGAATTATTTCTGAAGTATTTTTCAAGTAGtttaaatacatattttgtCCTGGTGTGACtgttggaggggaaaaaaaacttctcACAGTCAGTACTTGGCCTCATCATTCCACTCCTACTGGAGTTTAAGtttaactgacacaaacatGTGGTTTAACATGAATGTAGAGATATGTAATCTCTgtaatgttttacttttttgttttaaaaaagaatatttgctttattttttgcaaatgttttcctttttatggaaaaaagtgtaagcattattttgttttacctgTTGGTTATGTTGTTTGGGATTCAGGACAGTCTGTTTTGAACATCATGGATCGAATATGGGttggaaatatttttgaaaacatttttcctATGTTGCGACAATATGCATTTCCACACTATATTCAATAGACTGGCAAACAAGACTGGCAAATAAATATCTAATAAACTATGACCTGTCAGTGTGCAATTTATTCAGCATTAAGgagattgtttttttcctctttcttcctaaAGTCTGGACTAAAAAGCGGCATGCATTGCATTTGTGTTAACTTTCCATTGCACACAGGAGGCCTTAGGCAACACAATTGGCTTTGTGGAGTGGAGGAAAATATTAGCCTTTAATTTCAGCACAGTACAGGGCTTGTTAACTCCTTTTGGGAAGCAGTGGGGTACAAGGTGTGAGAGGAgaacatacattttacatgtttacaatgttcagaatattttgtttctttcagaTTATGGAATCTGCACAAATATTTACAGGCAATTGATAATTCAGTCTCCTTTTGGATGAAATGGCCATCGCTGGCATTAGGAGCCTATCCTATAATAAAGAAGACCAATTAAAAGCTGTCAGCGCAGCCTCACATGTCCTCACTATTTTTTCCGTTTTTTAAATTGTGCTGTTTATGAACTTTCTCTGTATATCACATGGTCAAGGTAGCAAATCCTGCTGATTTGTATGATTCTTTCAGAAAAAGGCCCCATTTTCAGCTTGCACCATTTTGATGCACTTACTGTAGTGTATACTGTGAGTTAAGAAAGATTTATATTACCTTGAAAGAGTGGGTAAAATATTTGACAAATAGAAAGAGTTTATCATGCCCTTCATCCCTGCCCCCCGTCTGCCTGTGTTGTCCGCTAGATGGAAGCAGCGCATCTTTTCATCATCAAGCGAGAGAGGGCTTGTGTTGCCTTCAAGTATTGTAGGAAATATGCGGAGTTACCAATTGACAGCAAATGGACAATCTAGCGAAGGGGTGAATAGGACTCGCAAAGTGGGAATTTTCTGTGATACCAGTGTTGCAACGATGTGACGTTCAGGAGGCGGAGCATAGATTATATGATGTATCTACTACAACTTCTGGCTAACAAGATAAAGGTGCAATAAGCATGATTGTTCTGTCCTATAGCACtaaatgaccataatatttGTGGGTTTTTGATTTGGGCTGTTGaccaataccaatgactcagagATTACTTTGGCatgtgctgagatttctggcctgtactctgtttACTATAGTCTCAACTGCTTAATGATGGAAGATAGTGCTATAAATATGAGCTAGCACCCGGCATCACGAGTCAGtctcaagccaaaaaacaaatgacacagCAGTATAATCATTACAGTATTTTGGATCATGGCATGTTACCTCTCTCTGCCAGAGACTGTAGATGTTGTTGCAGTGCCTTACTCGCTGAGGTCGCTAAAAGTCATAGGCtgcttaatgcccctttaataaaaaaaaaagaaaaatcaagcaCATTCATGACACACATGTAATTGTCTTCATTCGTCTGCTGTAGCACAAAGTAGTTTTGTGCCACTTAATTTAAAATATAACAGCAgccattaaaaaacattttttgtcacGGGGTCAATTTGTTATTTCCGAACAAAAGCACTTGATTTTCGACTGTGAAGTAGGAGTTTACGAGGAAAACCTGAAGGCAGCAGTGTTCCACCCCTGCTGGCAGCAAGCGGCTAAATCTAAAGCAGCATACCGATAGATCATCCTTCCCCTCTCCACAGCTTTGCAAATTTCCCCTTTCAAGAGCGTAGCAGCAAGGTTAGCGAGATATTTGACTTTCTTCCTAGACGTAACGTTATTTTTGACTTTGTCAGCTGACAGCAGCAAGTAACGCTAGCTCTACCGGTTAGCTTAGCCTGCTAACGTTACTTGGCTAAAACTCCTGCTCTGGTAAGAATGACTGGCCTGCCATGTCTATTCCCTTATATTCACATTTAGCTATCCTAGTTAAGCTAACTAACCTTAGCGATACGAGTCATAGCCAACGTTAATTCAGTACTTCAAAAATAGTAACGCTGTCATACCAAGTGTAATTAACAGTCACTGATCTAGCTTCTTATTTAAGTCTATGCTAAGTTGCTGGCTAGCTAGAGGCTCTGAGTTGCAAGTGTATGTGTTGCTAACTTTGAAAGATACTGATGGTTTGTGGGGAATGTTCCTTACAGCTAGCAGCTAACATTAGCTCCTTCTCGCTATCTGCCCAGCTATTTCCTACGTAGCTATGATTTATCTTGTGTATATCTTGGTAACGTTACTTGTAAGAGTTAGCAGATGTTAGCCAACATCATCCTCGCTTTATTTTATGTAACGTTAGGCTGAAAGCGTACGCAGTGAATATTTTAGCTGTTGCTATATACAAGTCATTGCTCTTATAAGGAAATGTAGATGATGGACATGATCTTTCTCTTCGTTTCAGGGCTTCAGACGACCCATTCCAAGCTGCTGGACATCAGATCTAGCTATGTAAGCTGCCCTCATACTTGGATTTGTAACTCCAAATAGTGCCTCATAAACAAGCCTTCAACCTGGACTGAAGGACTGTGTTATTGCTGTGCTGTAAACATATGATAGCTGTGCCTGATTTGGCAGTCTACTGGTGAAAAGGTGTATGTTGGTCTGGACCATAGTGTAGCTCCCCAACGCAGCAGTggacctcctccccctccattccCTCTAGTCTGCCAGCAGGACTACTATGCCTCTGGGTctgggaagaagaaagaaggcaTCCCCGTTAGTTGAGAACGAGGAAGCGGAGCCTATCCGCGCAGGTCTCAATGTCTCAGGTATGGATGGCCTAGATGGAGGTGTCGTTGGGCTAGGAGAAGGGGCCACATCCGAAGGTCTGCCGCCCCCACCCAGCAGCCTGCGACCTCGCCTCATCTTCCACACCCAGCTCGCCCACGGCAGCCCCACGGGGCGCATCGAGGGCTTCAGCAATGTGCGGGAGCTCTACGCCAAGATCGGTGAGGCCTTTGGGATCCCACCAGCTGAGGTGAATTATACTCTTATGGTAGtcaaatgtattgtttttggtATGAGGATGTGTATGTTTGCCTCAGATCATCGGTGGAAAAAGCATAACTCTAAATCTCACTtgctgtctttctgtgtctctctccaggtTATGTTCTGCACGCTGAACACTCACAAGGTGGACATGGAGAAACTGTTGGGAGGTCAGATCGGGCTAGAGGACTTTATTTTTGCCCACATTAAAGGCCAGCGGAAGGAAATAGAGGTGTATAAAGGGGAGGACGCGCTAGGCTTGACTATCACCGATAATGGAGCTGGCTACGCTTTCATCAAGGTGAGCAATGTTGAAAGGGTGAAGAATGTTTTTTGGTGTTCATTCATAGATCTCTCAGGAAACGCATGACCTAGGACTGAATAAAAGAGAATTACACAGAAGCTTATGTTCTGTGTAATTATTAGAGATGGGGAGTAAGTGATGAGCTGGATTATTTACCGGATTGAGCTCTATTGTTTTCAGAGAATCAGAGAGGGCAGCATCATCCACCAGATCCAGGTCATCAACGTGGGAGATATGATCGAGTCCATCAACGGCCACGGCCTGATTGGCTGTCGACACTATGAGGTGGCCAAGATGCTGAAGGAGCTGCCCAAGGGGAAGGAATTCACCATCAAACTGGTGGAGCCACTCAAGGCCTTCGGTGGGTGGGAGAAGGAAACATGGAGTCATCATCATAGATATAGGGTTATTCATTGAAATACGTGTTAGATAAAACAGTTGTCATTAAATGACTTCATAAAAATGCGGCATGTTTGGTGTGGTTTCCCCTAGAAGTCTTTCCAGCCGGGGCAGCAGGAGACCCCAAGGTGGTGTGGCAGTGCAACTTGCTCCTCAGCCTCTATGCCTCGAAGCCTTACCTGTTGTCATTAACTCCTGGAAATGGGCACAATCATTCCTCATCTCAagacttacttacttactagaGTAGTCTATTGGCCTACTGGCAGCACTATTGTCTTCTTTTTTGTGGCTAAGCAGACATTATTTATGTTTGGATTTTATAGCATTCCAATTTCTATTCTAAATATCTTTTACGCCCCATTTGGGTTCTCAATGTGGTTCCCAGGTTCATAGTCGATAATGTAATTAGTTTGCTGTCATAAAATCCCATAGACAGATCTCTTAAAATGAATAGACACGAGCCCCACTCAGTACAATAATCAGTAATTCAAATTGAGCAAAATGAGAATGGGCATGGTTGTACCGTTTGTAGTGAAGAGGGCATTGCCCCAGCTGGAGGATGGAAGGGGGAATCCTGATGGAGTGTACTAAAGTGTTGAAGGGATttcttgaatgtgtgtgtgtgtgtgtgtgtgtgtgtgtgtgtgtgtgtgtgtgtgtgtgtgtgtgtgtgtgtgtgtgtgtgtgtgtgtgtgtgtgtgtgtagacatgATCAGCCAGAGGTCCGGAGGGTCCAGGTCAGGATCAGGGGCTCAGCTGGGGACAGGCAGGGGCACCCTGCGCCTGCGCTCCAAGGGTCCGGCTACTGTGGAGGAACTGGTAAGTGTGTTCATGACTTATTCTGGGTTAATCAGCATTCTCTGCGCTCctgcaaaatgtatttgaattgcatccCCTGACTGTTTGTTGGCTTGTCTTCCTCCAGCCCTCTGCGTTTGAGGAGAAGGCCATTGAGAAGGTGGACGACCTCCTAGAGAGCTACATGGGCATCAGAGACAGCGAGctgggtaagtgtgtgtgtgtgtgtgtgaggggaaagATTCACTTAAAGAAGTTGCCACTACAAGTGTCATGATCAGTTTGTGTCACTTCCGTGTGTTCGCTGAATGTTTTCcttacgtctctctctctctctctctctctctctctcgctctctctctctctctctctctcgctctctctctctctcgctctctcactctctctcgctctctctctcagcggcTACCATGGTGGAGCTGGGGAAGGACAAAAAGAACCCTGATGAGTTTGCTGAGGCTTTAGATGAGACCCTGGGAGACTTTGCCTTCCCAGATGAATTTGTTTTTGATGTGTGGGGTGCCATCGGCGACGCTAAGGTTGGGCGGCTGTAACCACGGAAACCAAGGGAGCAgaacaacctgtgtgtgtgacacccaCAACAAACAGCACTACTAGGAATCACTACACTACCATCAtgagtttgtttttattccagTGTACTCCTACTATTTTTAATGTAGAGTGTACTGTTTTGGGAGACTCTTCCTAGAGAAAGAGGATAAAGTCAGATCATGGGAGAAAGAAGCTGACTGTGATGGCTGTCGCACCGCTCTTACAGTGTTACAGGACCGAGCAATCACCCAGTCAGACAGTTGAATACAAAGGCCGAGGCAATTATGTTCTGGCAGCAAGTGCTTTTTACGTGTCTTCCGGCTTTTTCCAGAAACGAAGAGCGCGCTGATGAGCATTCCTCTTGACTGCACCACACAAACCTGCATGTCATTATTCTAGTTGTCGGCCTTGGAACAAATAGAGCACAAAGTCTCTAGTGTGGGAGAAATGAAGGACTGTGGCTAACAAAGTAAATATTTGATacttagtaaaaaaaaaaaaaatgtgattttccacATTGCACTGTGTTGCACTgcgctgtaaaaaaaaacaaaaaactgcacTGTACCTCACCTGGGGAGCCACCACAGTTATTGCTGTCTTGAGGTACAGTGTTGTTGTGAACCACTCCGTGTTACAGTTATGGACCATGAGTCTTACAAGCATGTGCTGTTATGTTTTTAATAAGTTCTGTTGGTTTTATGTCCTTTTTGGTAAGTGAAGAACTATTGTGGTTACAGAAGGATCATAGTGAATTGTAGCTCACTGTCTAAAAGAGTAATGGTGTTTGTTCACCATTAAAACACTCCATGCTGCAATGACGCTAAACtgtacagacagcagcacaTTCCAGTCTCATACCAATCGTTTGCCAGTGTTAAGAGAATCAGTGTTAATTTACCTTATTACGAGGATATTCCATTGTTTTATAAGGAGCAGAATGGTGCCCCGATTTGTGGACTGTGctgactttgtttttgttttttgttttttagctaGTGTTTTTGCAAGGTTTTTATATGAAGTGACGTGATGTCTATTTTGAAACCAGAGAAGGGTTGTGTAATAGATGAGGAATTTCATCTTGTGTTGAAACTTAAGCATTACAGAGAGCAGTATTAGAGATGGTCATGAGATGGAACCGAGTAGTTGTGCTAAAAAAGATAATGGATCAGTTAAGAAGAACAAAATGCCTTCATTTCTGCTCATTTTATGCAattgatacattttaaaaaatgtatgcattgaAGAATCTGGTGCATGGTGCTGAAAAATCAAGTACGCTATTGTTGGAGCTGAATGATACCAAACTACTTCCATCTTGTGTCaaagtgatttgttttgttcatagagggggaaaaacaggcaatgtttgaattgaatttctGAGAcaccccaacaactactactcaACATAGCTGAACAAAATGTCTTATAACTTTTGCCGTTACCTTTTCAGTATCCTCACAATATATCCAAACATATGAAGCTATTTTGTAGTATATGGATTGTTTGTCATTCTTCAATGTTGATGAATATCTAGATGGTTTATGTATTGAGACTGATGCTAGAACACTGTAACACTGAGAACACCACATTATTTTGATGGCTTTCTATTACACTGTTGTCAATGTCCAATTATAACGCAATAATAACGACATCGACATAgcagttttctctctgtctattcttTGTTACATGTATGCTCCCTGGTTTCATCCTGGGAGTACAtgcatgtatatactgtacatacctaCATACCAAAAAATAAGTTGGTTGGGTCTGTTTTTATTCCATGTAGGAGAAAATTGATGTTCGTTTAGGTCAGATGATGTTTTTTCCTCAGGCTAGCTCAGTTTGCCACCTCCTGCTcatgaaaacaagagaaactaAGCCGTGACCTCCTGGACTGTTTTCCACCATTCACAGAACACATCcccgagagtgtgtgtgtgtgtgtgtgtgtttgtgtttattctcACTCCCTCGTCCTCCTGAAATATACATGACGTTTAACTAGACAGTTAAATCACTTCTAGTGTCAGCAGGGCATCAGAGGTAATGTAACACGATATACAATGGTTAACTTGATATCACTTGtaaagtggagggagagagggaggcggggggggggggtcacctCTAGGGCTCATGTTTAAATTGAGGAAGGTGCCAAACTTAAGACATTCATCCCAATTAAACTTGAATGACCCTTGCAGTATGCGTAGATGATACATATGTTCGAATGGATTTTGAGTCCTGTTTACATTACTATCACTTCTGACATCATCAGCCTTCTGCCAGCATACCTACAAGTCTGCTGACCGAAACCAGACTGAAGCTTACCATTGTCAGTTCAGATGTTCCAACAACAGTTCTAGCTTTTATCTATAAAGGAGGAAAACTTTTCGCTCTGCTGGAGACAATACGGCTAGTCTTCATAGAGTCCTAGTG encodes:
- the gipc1 gene encoding PDZ domain-containing protein GIPC1, which codes for MPLGLGRRKKASPLVENEEAEPIRAGLNVSGMDGLDGGVVGLGEGATSEGLPPPPSSLRPRLIFHTQLAHGSPTGRIEGFSNVRELYAKIGEAFGIPPAEVMFCTLNTHKVDMEKLLGGQIGLEDFIFAHIKGQRKEIEVYKGEDALGLTITDNGAGYAFIKRIREGSIIHQIQVINVGDMIESINGHGLIGCRHYEVAKMLKELPKGKEFTIKLVEPLKAFDMISQRSGGSRSGSGAQLGTGRGTLRLRSKGPATVEELPSAFEEKAIEKVDDLLESYMGIRDSELAATMVELGKDKKNPDEFAEALDETLGDFAFPDEFVFDVWGAIGDAKVGRL